In one Amaranthus tricolor cultivar Red isolate AtriRed21 chromosome 8, ASM2621246v1, whole genome shotgun sequence genomic region, the following are encoded:
- the LOC130821627 gene encoding uncharacterized protein LOC130821627, translated as MVEIGVVIYDQIFIQYTASKTTIIKSPNVSNYENFVESFVMGKNSLTLEEVVKAKIVFHKEHPLFSYMRGANSKSHKSDITQQFSTFTSTEDTFMGNRPPSQDNRRHYVTSLDKFSMSFCMFLFVFRVFILYKMVFTRNSQQSTEPTEVENSLKQKTTRSSKRQKSIDVDTDIAEHLKETLSLPLCFTPSSSKRRKGNDASKEKCVVFVNKITDTEVQGEELENEGIEEELRQTFLLPICSIPSSLKRRKGNEASLEQDLGTQREDDQSKEVKAVPMPEPANEVETATTPQVANEDKVNVDEQAKDDFISEYESVTSGHEEIEQDEEDMQIIYYYLILYYKLLHLFDKHMKNIYR; from the exons ATGGTTGAAATTGGAGTCGTTATATATGACCAAATCTTTATCCAATATACTGCTTCTAAAACAACAATTATCAAGTCTCCGAATGTA tcaaattatgaaaattttgttGAGTCATTTGTGATGGGTAAAAATTCGTTAACTCTAGAAGAAGTAGTGAAG GCCAAGATCGTCTTTCACAAGGAGCATCCTCTTTTCTCCTATATGCGTGGGGCCAAT TCAAAATCACATAAATCAGACATCACACAACAGTTTTCCACTTTCACATCAACTGAAGATACTTTCATGGGTAACCGCCCACCATCTCAAGATAACCGCCGTCACTATGTCACTTCGCTGGACAAATTCTCCATGAG TTTCTGCAtgttcttatttgtttttcgtGTTTTCATATTATATAAGATGGTTTTCACTAGAAATTCTCAACAGTCTACTGAACCAACTGAGGTTGAGA aCTCATTGAAGCAAAAAACAACAAGATCATCCAAACGTCAAAAATCCATTGATGTTGATACAGATATTGCAGAGCACTTGAAAGAAACTCTTTCGTTGCCTTTATGTTTTACTCCATCGTCATCAAAACGTAGAAAAGGGAATGATGCAAGTAAAg AAAAGTGTGTAGTTTTTGTAAACAAAATCACTGATACTGAAGTGCAAGGTGAAGAGCTTGAAAATGAAG GTATTGAGGAGGAATTGAGACAAACTTTTTTGTTGCCTATATGTTCTATTCCATCATCATTAAAACGTAGAAAAGGCAATGAAGCAAGTTTAG AGCAAGATTTAGGGACACAACGTGAAGATGATCAATCCAAAGAAG TTAAGGCTGTACCAATGCCCGAACCTGCAAATGAAG TTGAGACAGCAACAACGCCACAAGTGGCAAATGAAG ATAAAGTTAATGTTGATGAGCAAGCAAAAGATGATTTCATTTCAGAATATGAATCAGTAACTAGCGGACATGAAGAAATTGAGCAAGATGAAGAAGATAtgcaaattatatattattatttaattttatattataaattattgcaTTTATTTGATAAACACATGAAAAATATCTACAGATGA
- the LOC130820228 gene encoding protein PELPK1-like, with protein MAIPKHCLVLIFVFALSISTHVEMSLAARHLLQAPSMPQIPTLPTLPQPAALPPMPALPNLPQPAALPPMPTVPTLPQPAALPPAMPNLQQATLPPQPAMPNLPQAALPPQPANPLPTIPSATSLPKPTALPPLPAAPALPKAALPPIPSLPSTPKLTMPPLPAMPTIPTNFPTIPSVAPPPSH; from the coding sequence ATGGCAATTCCAAAGCACTGCCTCGTCTTAATTTTCGTTTTCGCTTTGTCAATATCGACTCATGTTGAGATGAGCTTAGCAGCTCGACACCTTCTGCAGGCACCGAGCATGCCCCAAATCCCAACATTACCTACGCTTCCTCAACCCGCTGCATTGCCACCAATGCCAGCACTCCCGAATCTTCCTCAACCCGCTGCACTGCCACCAATGCCAACTGTCCCGACCCTTCCTCAACCTGCTGCACTCCCACCAGCAATGCCAAACCTACAACAAGCAACTTTACCACCACAGCCAGCAATGCCAAATCTGCCACAAGCAGCATTACCACCACAGCCGGCCAATCCCCTGCCCACAATCCCGTCTGCCACGAGCCTGCCAAAGCCTACAGCACTCCCACCATTGCCGGCAGCCCCAGCTCTACCAAAAGCCGCTTTGCCACCAATCCCATCTTTACCTTCCACTCCAAAACTCACAATGCCACCTCTTCCTGCTATGCCTACTATTCCTACTAACTTCCCTACTATACCATCGGTTGCACCACCACCATCCCACTAA